From the Desulfobacterales bacterium genome, one window contains:
- a CDS encoding tetratricopeptide repeat protein: MRKFNMDSKHFIWSLIGFICLVFPANVFSLDCEQHVNIGIDLHLSKSSSAIANDKTLMTKIQNHYEEALRLCPNICSKYPSVCNNLADIYKNQGKIDLAIQYFKKTISYKPDNGDSYFELGAIYEQQGLLCSAMDCYLNAFTLNRS; this comes from the coding sequence ATGAGAAAATTTAATATGGATTCAAAACATTTTATTTGGAGTTTAATTGGGTTTATCTGCTTGGTATTTCCGGCTAATGTTTTTAGCCTTGACTGTGAACAGCACGTCAATATAGGCATTGATCTTCATCTTTCAAAATCAAGCTCAGCAATCGCTAATGACAAAACACTAATGACTAAAATTCAAAATCATTATGAAGAAGCTTTAAGACTTTGTCCGAATATTTGCTCTAAATATCCGTCTGTTTGCAATAATCTTGCTGATATTTATAAAAATCAGGGGAAAATAGATTTAGCGATTCAATATTTTAAAAAAACTATTTCTTATAAGCCAGATAATGGCGATTCTTATTTTGAGCTGGGAGCAATTTACGAACAACAGGGTTTGTTATGTTCGGCTATGGACTGTTATTTGAACGCATTTACATTAAACCGTTCTTAA
- a CDS encoding AAA-like domain-containing protein gives MRKFNSYGPVDEKKDFTVHRQNLIKTCCDNLIGDIDGGHYFTIWAPRQTGKTWLMRRVKEEIELKYPDKFVIGTMSVQNLIIPKDANEDEFLKWVPDLIRNTFSIKVDAVNRWNEWSNFFHKTDGLFNRPVLLFIDEFDKLPPNIIDNMVTLFREMYLNRENYCLHGLALIGVRAVLGVESERGSPFNIQRSLHIPNFIRDEVIDLYQQYQNESGQKIDNEVVEKIFESTRGQPGLVCWFGELLTEKYNPETPKTIDINAWEDVFEAAVYKEWNNSVLNLIKKSKGKYQNYVIELFSTSNISFAIDSDWCSYLYFNGIIDEQINIDPSGKKNYVCRFSSPFVQRRLYNALTMDIIGERMPITTLNPLDDLSDVFENKDINVPSLLARYKDYLKRLKARGINPWKEQPRRTDLRLTEAVGHFHLYAWLLNALQRRCVISPEFPTGNGRVDLHLKCKDKKGIIEVKSFIDAYQVKESIAQAANYGKKTGLNEVTVAMFAPFDDETIIEKLSTQEIIDGIKVTVVTIGWT, from the coding sequence ATGAGGAAATTTAATTCTTACGGACCTGTGGATGAAAAAAAAGATTTTACAGTTCACCGTCAAAATTTAATTAAAACCTGTTGCGATAATCTTATTGGAGACATTGACGGAGGGCATTATTTTACAATATGGGCACCGAGACAGACAGGTAAAACATGGCTGATGCGGAGAGTAAAAGAAGAAATTGAGTTAAAGTATCCTGATAAATTTGTTATAGGGACAATGTCAGTCCAAAATCTTATTATTCCTAAAGATGCAAATGAGGATGAATTCTTAAAATGGGTTCCGGATTTAATACGCAATACGTTCTCAATAAAAGTTGATGCTGTTAATCGCTGGAATGAATGGTCGAATTTTTTTCATAAAACTGACGGACTTTTTAATCGTCCTGTCCTATTATTTATCGATGAATTTGATAAACTTCCGCCTAATATAATAGACAACATGGTAACGTTATTTAGGGAAATGTATTTGAATCGTGAAAATTATTGCTTGCACGGACTCGCGTTAATAGGCGTTAGAGCTGTTCTTGGAGTCGAAAGTGAGCGTGGTTCTCCGTTTAATATCCAAAGGTCTTTACATATTCCAAATTTTATCAGGGACGAAGTTATTGATTTATATCAGCAATATCAAAATGAAAGCGGACAGAAAATAGATAATGAAGTAGTAGAAAAAATTTTTGAATCAACAAGAGGTCAACCGGGTCTTGTATGTTGGTTTGGAGAGCTTTTAACGGAAAAATATAATCCCGAAACTCCAAAAACAATTGATATTAATGCTTGGGAAGACGTATTTGAAGCGGCTGTTTATAAAGAATGGAATAATTCTGTATTAAATCTAATTAAAAAATCAAAGGGGAAATATCAAAATTACGTTATAGAATTATTTTCTACTTCAAACATATCTTTTGCTATAGATTCAGATTGGTGCAGTTATTTATATTTTAATGGAATTATTGATGAACAGATAAATATCGACCCGTCAGGTAAAAAAAATTATGTTTGCAGATTTTCATCACCATTTGTTCAAAGACGTCTTTATAATGCTTTAACTATGGACATTATTGGCGAAAGAATGCCGATTACAACGTTAAACCCATTAGACGATTTATCAGATGTTTTTGAAAATAAAGACATCAATGTTCCAAGTCTGCTTGCACGATATAAAGATTATTTAAAACGCTTAAAAGCACGTGGTATAAATCCTTGGAAAGAACAGCCAAGAAGAACTGATTTACGTTTGACTGAAGCAGTTGGTCATTTTCATCTTTATGCATGGCTTTTAAATGCTCTTCAAAGAAGATGTGTTATAAGCCCTGAATTTCCAACAGGCAATGGAAGAGTTGACTTGCATCTTAAATGTAAAGATAAAAAAGGCATCATTGAAGTTAAAAGTTTTATAGATGCTTATCAGGTCAAAGAAAGCATTGCTCAAGCTGCAAATTATGGAAAAAAAACAGGCTTGAATGAAGTAACTGTAGCTATGTTCGCGCCTTTTGACGATGAAACCATAATTGAAAAATTGTCAACACAGGAAATAATTGACGGTATAAAAGTAACTGTGGTAACCATAGGTTGGACTTAA